From Halichoerus grypus chromosome 6, mHalGry1.hap1.1, whole genome shotgun sequence, one genomic window encodes:
- the SOX10 gene encoding transcription factor SOX-10 — MAEEQDLSEVELSPVGSEEPRCLSPGSATSLGPDGGGGGGGGSGLRASPGPGELGKVKKEQQDGEADDDKFPVCIREAVSQVLSGYDWTLVPMPVRVNGASKSKPHVKRPMNAFMVWAQAARRKLADQYPHLHNAELSKTLGKLWRLLNESDKRPFIEEAERLRMQHKKDHPDYKYQPRRRKNGKAAQGESECPGGEAEQGGAAAIQAHYKSAHLDHRHPGEGSPMSDGNPEHPSGQSHGPPTPPTTPKTELQSGKADPKRDGRSMGEGGKPHIDFGNVDIGEISHEVMSNMETFDVAELDQYLPPNGHPGHVSSYSAAGYGLGSALAVASGHSAWISKPPGVALPTVSPPGVDAKAQVKTETAGPQGPPHYTDQPSTSQIAYTSLSLPHYGSAFPSISRPQFDYSDHQPSGPYYGHSGQASGLYSAFSYMGPSQRPLYTAISDPSPSGPQSHSPTHWEQPVYTTLSRP, encoded by the exons ATGGCGGAGGAGCAGGACCTATCCGAGGTGGAGCTGAGCCCCGTGGGCTCCGAGGAGCCCCGCTGCCTGTCCCCAGGGAGCGCGACCTCGCTGGGGCCCgacggcggtggcggcggcggcggcggatcGGGCCTGCGAGCCAGCCCGGGGCCCGGCGAGCTGGGCAAGGTCAAGAAGGAGCAGCAGGACGGCGAGGCGGACGATGACAAGTTCCCCGTGTGCATCCGCGAGGCCGTCAGCCAGGTGCTGAGCGGCTACGACTGGACGCTGGTGCCCATGCCCGTGCGCGTCAACGGCGCCAGCAAGAGCAAACCGCACGTCAAGCGGCCCATGAACGCCTTCATGGTGTGGGCGCAGGCGGCGCGCAGGAAGCTGGCCGACCAGTACCCGCACCTGCACAACGCCGAGCTCAGCAAGACGCTAGGCAAGCTCTGGAG GCTGCTGAACGAGAGTGACAAGCGCCCCTTCATTGAGGAGGCTGAGCGGCTCCGGATGCAGCACAAGAAGGACCACCCGGACTACAAGTACCAGCCCCGGCGGCGGAAGAATGGGAAGGCGGCCCAGGGGGAGTCAGAGTGTCCTGGCGGGGAGGCGGAGCAGGGCGGGGCTGCCGCCATCCAAGCCCACTACAAGAGCGCCCACCTGGACCACCGGCACCCAGGAGAGGGCTCCCCCATGTCAGACGGGAACCCCGAGCACCCCTCAG GCCAGAGCCATGGCCCACCTACCCCTCCGACCACCCCAAAGACAGAGCTGCAGTCGGGCAAGGCAGATCCCAAGCGGGATGGGCGCTCCATGGGGGAGGGCGGGAAGCCTCACATCGACTTCGGCAACGTGGACATCGGTGAGATCAGCCACGAGGTAATGTCCAACATGGAGACCTTTGATGTGGCTGAGTTGGACCAGTACCTGCCACCCAACGGGCACCCGGGCCACGTGAGCAGCTACTCGGCAGCCGGCTACGGGCTGGGCAGCGCCCTGGCTGTGGCCAGTGGACACTCCGCCTGGATCTCCAAGCCACCAGGCGTGGCTCTGCCCACGGTCTCGCCACCCGGTGTGGATGCCAAAGCCCAGGTGAAGACGGAGACCGCGGGGCCCCAGGGCCCCCCACACTACACCGACCAGCCATCCACCTCGCAGATCGCCTACACCTCCCTCAGCCTGCCCCACTACGGCTCCGCCTTTCCCTCCATCTCCCGCCCCCAGTTTGACTACTCTGACCATCAGCCCTCAGGACCCTATTATGGCCATTCAGGCCAGGCCTCTGGCCTCTATTCGGCCTTCTCCTACATGGGGCCCTCGCAGCGGCCCCTCTACACGGCCATCTCTGACCCCAGCCCCTCAGGGCCCCAGTCCCACAGCCCCACACACTGGGAGCAGCCGGTATATACGACGCTGTCCCGGCCTTAG